atgctaagtgaaatgtcagacaaggacaaataccatacaatttcactcatatgtggaatttaagaaacaaaacaaacaaagagaaaaaaaggagacaaacaaaaaaacagacccttaaatacagagaacaaactggtgtttggcagaggggaggtgggtaggggaatgggggaaatagataaaggggattaagagtactactcatcgtgatgagcactgagtactgtatagaattgttgagtcattatCTTGTACActtgaattaattaattatatataacactatgtgttaattatacttcaataaaaaattaaacaaatgacacttccaaaataaaagaataatttcacattataaataaataaatagccattcCACACCCAGGCaattacccaaaggaaatgaaaatgaaaacatatgtccacacaaagacttgcacataaatgttcatagcagctttatttgtgataaacaaaaaccagaaataatccaaatgtccattaacagctGGATGGATAatttgtggtatatccataaaatggaataccacttagcaataaaatgaattactgatacaTGCAATGACACAGATGAATCTCCAAAtaatcatgctgagtgaaatacgCCAGACAAGAAGAATACATACTATAGGCTTCCATTTatctaaaattctagaaaatgcactaatctatagtgacagagcAGACCAGTGGTTGGTTCCCTGAGGATGGGGATGGAAAAGGGAAAGATGGATTGCAAAGAGACATGAGGAAACTTCAATGGTTGGTAGACATGTTCATTATGTTGACTGTGATGATGGTTTCACAAGTGTATTCATACATCAAAACTTATCTAGTCATACACTATAAATATGTATGCTTTCTTATCCAACTCATACCTtaataaaactgtaaataaatagGGTATTAGGTTACAACccattgaataaaataggaaatctgTGAGTCAATAATaatatgaatgagtgaataaacagagagatgataaatagatagatagattagatgattgatagataaaAGATGCATAACACCAAATGTTACTATGTTACTGGTGGAAGTGTAAATTGaaatagccactttggaagactcTTGGGCAGTATCTGCCAAACCCAATAAAGCAAGGTATTCAAGAGCGTGTACAACACACTATCATTTGTAAAGAAAGGGgagtatgtatatgcatatgtgtctATACATCTAAACGCATGGTGGGTGTGTTATCTGCTAATTTGCAGATCCTCTCCAGCTCCAGAAAGATTCCAAGAAATGGCTGATGTGATGCTTAGTGCATCCAGAGGGGGCATCCGAGTGGTTGAGAGATGGGAGTAGAAGACAGAACTTTCTCTGTAGTCCCTTTGTACCTTTTAAGTTTTGTGCCTTGTGACTGTATtaccttttccaaaaaaaaaaaaaaaaaaaaaaagagtttaatgattcttttaaaaccaaaaagaaccCTTCTCTAAGGAACAACTATTCTCCGACCTCACCTCCCACCACTTCTCCAGCTCACCCCAGTCTCCACTGAACTGAGCCACTCACCCTTTCCAGGAAGGGGCAGGCAGTGTCTGTCCCGTACACCTGCTTCGTTCCATACACCTATCCCCCTCTGAGGCGCCTCTTTTGTCCCCCAGTAGGGTTGTCTACCCCTGACTCTCTTTACTACTGCAGAAAGCAATTCTGTGCCTACACCGTGTCATGAACAGGCTTCAAACATTGCCACTTCCTTCATGAGCTCGCGCCCCTACTGTGGGGGGAATTTCTGCCTCCTTTACAGGGACAACAGAAGCAAAGCCTAGAGAAGAATGTGTCTCACTGTGGGGTCACAGAACCTCTCTCCTGAGCAGCAGCACAGGGGCTGCTCCTGGCTCTGGCAGCTGTGTGGGAAAAGACAGTTTCCTGAAATAGTTCATCCCTGCCTGACTCAGGAGTTGTCCCCAGACCTTTTTTCTAAGGCCCCCACTGGCCAGGGCAGATCCGTTGGTGGGTCGACTGGAGGGCAGAGGCAGCGGATTTTGACAGAGTGACCCTCTCAaccagggacttttttttttttaattttttttttaacgtttatttatttttgagacagagagagacagagcatgaacgggggaggggcagagagagagggagacacagaatcggaaacaggctccaggctccgagccatcagcccagagcccgacgcagggctcgaacccaccgacagtgagatcgtgacctgagccaaagtcggatgcgtaaccgactgaaccacccaggtgccccccagggacttttttaaaactcattcctCCTCCAGAGGCCATCAATGGCCCTGGGAAATGTTCCTCATGAGATTTTAGATTATTCTCATTCCCTCTTGTATAATTCTGAGCTATACAAAATTTCCTTTGGCCTCTGTGCAATTGGTGTGCAGTCCTTAGGACTGTCTGGGGGAGCTTCCCCCAAGACTCTGAGGGAGGCTTGGGCCAAAAGAAAAGCCACCATCTAATAATTTGGGGACTTTCTGCTAAGATGACTATGACCCCAAAATCTGGGCTCTGAGACTCCCTTGCCTTAGTGGCAGCCTAGTACCGAAGCCTCAGGGGGTACCGTCCTAGGCTGTAAGGACAGCTAGCATCATCCCTTAAGGACGGGAGACCTGCTTCCCGTCTCCCCCCACTCTCCTTAGATCACACGAATGTGGAAATAGGAGGAGACCTTGGAAACTGTGTAAGGCCCACCCaatctctctccacctccccattttacagatgagaagttGGAGCCCAGAAAGCAAAAAGACTTGCCCAAAGAAACAGCAAGTTGTAATGGCAGAACTAATTCTGGGACCTACACTTCCCGACTCTTCTTCTccactctttttctcccttcttttcttctattgCTGAGGCACTGCAGCCTTGAATGTGATAACAAACACCAGTCAGTTGAGAAAATGCCTTCCTTTTGGCCTGCaacctccctccttcttctgACCAATCAGGCCTTACCCTGAATACTCTATCTGGGGCAATATTCTATCTGGGGCAAAGGCATGTTACAGTTTACAGGCCCCTGGGGGTGTGCCAGGAGAATCCAACCAGAGTTTCCAGCTTGCATAACCTGTGCACGTCCCGGGGACAGAATGAGGCCAGCACATGCCCATGAGTCAGCTCTGTCCCAGCACTTGGCCCCCATGAAGCTGTGACCTGAGACATATCTGTCTCCGCCCTTCCTACTCCTCTCTGAAATGATCAGCACTTCCTGCCTTCAACTGACAGAGCACCCCGGAACTCAGGACACTAGCACCACCTGTGCCTCCACCCCTCATAAAACTTGTTGAAGAGCCTGTAGGGCTAAAAGAGCTGAGCCCTCCAGAGGTATTCCATACACCCTCCCCCATCCTGGCAAAGAAAAAATTGACAATGAGGACACAGGGAACAAAGTCCTGtcacaggaggaagagagactccTGTCTGCAGTGActgcaaagagagaaaaggccaACGCCCCAGCGGAAGCACCACTCAGAGTCAGTCTGTCATGGATGTCCTGGTCCGACTCCTGCAGCTGCTGGTGCTGCTCCTGACCCTGCCCCTGCACCTGATGGCCCTGCTGGGCTGCTGGCAGCCCCTGTGCAAAAGCTACTTCCCCTACCTAATGGCGGCACTGACTGCCAAGAGCAACCAAAAGATGGAGAGTAAGAAACGGGAGCTCTTTGGCCAGATAAAGAGGCTTACGGGAGGCTCCGGGAAGGTGGCCTTGCTGGAGCTGGGCTGCGGCACTGGTGCCAACTTCCAGTTCTACCCAGCTGGCTGCCGGATCACCTGCCTGGACCCAAACCCCCACATGGAGAAGTTGCTGACAAAGAGCATGGCTGAGAACAGGCATCTCCAATATGAACAGTTTGTGGTGGCTTCCGGAGAGGACATGAAACAACTGGCCGACGGGTCCATGGACGTGGTGGTCAGCACCCTGGTGCTGTGCTCTGTGCAGAGTCCGAGGAGGGTCCTGCAGGAGGTCCAGAGAGTGCTGAGGCCGGTaagcagaagggagagggaatgggcagggggcaggcaaAGGCAGCAGTGGCCGCTCCAGAAAGGCGAATGTGCTGTACTAGCGCATTAGACACCCATCCACCCCCATCTGCTGGTGAAGAGCAAATAGGACCAGGGCTTCGACGGGGCAGAATAGGATGCTGTGGAAGCACACAGGAGAGCCACCTTACGCGGGGGTTGTTTGGGAGGTAGGGGAAGacgggaggaggggagaaggacaCCTAAGGAAGTGAGGTTTTACATTGAGATCTGAGAGATTAAGCAGGTTGTGGAGGagtggggaaaataaaagagTGTTCTAGATAGAGATATTAGGGGAAATAGAATCTATAAGATTTTGAACTGAGCATGGAAAGGAGTTTAGGATGGTTTCCAGGTTTCTGGCATGAGTGactggtggagggagggaagttTAGAGGGAAGTGTCATTTGCTGAAATGGGAGAAACCTATTTGGGGCTTGTTAGGCCTGAGATGCCACTGAGACAGCCAGGAGGAAAAGTCACAGAGGCGGTTAGAAGTCCAGATCTGGAAGTC
The genomic region above belongs to Prionailurus bengalensis isolate Pbe53 chromosome B4, Fcat_Pben_1.1_paternal_pri, whole genome shotgun sequence and contains:
- the METTL7B gene encoding methyltransferase-like protein 7B is translated as MDVLVRLLQLLVLLLTLPLHLMALLGCWQPLCKSYFPYLMAALTAKSNQKMESKKRELFGQIKRLTGGSGKVALLELGCGTGANFQFYPAGCRITCLDPNPHMEKLLTKSMAENRHLQYEQFVVASGEDMKQLADGSMDVVVSTLVLCSVQSPRRVLQEVQRVLRPGGVFFFWEHVAEPRGSWAFLWQQVLEPTWKHIGDGCCLTRETWKDLESTQFSELQMEQQPSPFKWLPVGPHIMGKAIK